CCACGGCGAGAACATCGGTGACACCGAGACCCACGTCCTGTTCGTCGAGCTCAAGGAGCAGGGCGCTCCGGCGGAGGGCTCCTCCGGCCTCGGCCCCCAGACCGGCTGAGGCCCACCGGGACCCGGGCGGCCGATGGTGAGAAGATGCCGCCCGTGAGCACACGCGCGAGCCGTGCGCCGTACGCCGGGTGGCGTGCGGCGGCCGCGACCGCGCTCGTGGTCCCCGCCGCCGTCCTCGCCCACACCTGGGCCGGCGGCCACGTCCCGTCGACGCCCGCCGTGTTGGCCCTGGCCGCACTGCTGCTCGGCACCAGCGCACTGGTGCTCCGCGGGACGGTGCGCACCCGACTGCTGCTCCCCTTCCTCGCTGCCGCCCAGGTCGGGCTGCACGAGGGTTTCGCGGCTCTCGAGGCCGCCTCGCACGCCCACCACGGCGCCGCGGCTCCCGCTGCGTCGCCCTGGACGGGCCGGATGGTCCTCGCCCACGCCGCCGTCGTCGTGCTCACCGCCCTCGTGTGGCGGCTCTGCGAGCGCACCGCCGCCGCGGTCGTGGCGGCCACGACCGAGCTGCCGACCTACGTCGGCGGGCGACGCGACCCGCGCCGCCCTCGCCGCGTCGCCGGCTCGGTCCGGGCCGGCTTCTGCCTGGACCTCACCCCGCTGCGCGGGCCACCGGCGCGCCTCGGCCGCGCCTGAAGCCTCCCGACCCGGGACGGTGGGCGCGGCAGACGTCCGCACACACCCCGTTCCACCAGTCTCGAGAGGCATCACCATGTCCGCACGTACCACCGCGCGCCTCGGCGCCGCCGCCACGACGCTCGCCGCCGTGACCCTCGCCGCATCGCCCGCCGCCGCCCATGTGAGCGCCACCCCCTCGGTGGCCAATGCCGGGGCCTACACCGTCCTGACGATGGGGGTCCCCCATGGCTGCGACGGCTCGCCCACGACCAAGCTGGAGATCCAGATCCCCGAGCAGATCCTGTCGGTGACGCCGACACGCAGCCCGTTCTACGACGTCGAGATCGGCATGGAGCAGCTGGACGAGCCGGTCACCGACGCCCACGGCAACGAGGTCACCGAGCGGGTGGGCACCGTCACCTACACCGCCACCACCCCGCTGCCCGACGCCCAGCGCGACACCCTCGAGCTCTCCTTCCAGGTGCCGGACGTGCCCGGCGAGATGCTCGCCTTCCCCACGGTGCAGACCTGCGCGAAGGGCAGCACCGGCTGGGTCGAGATCCCGGAGGAGGGCCAGGACGCCCACGAGCTGGAGGCCCCGGCCCCCATGTTCGAGGTGCTGCCGGCCGCCGACGAGGGCCACGGCGCCGGCGCCTCGGACGCCTCGGAGGAGGAGCCGGCCGAGCACGGTGAGACCACCGAGGCGGCCGCGACCACCGACGGCAGCGGCATCGCGTGGGCCGGGCTGGTGCTCGGTGCGCTCGGCCTCGCAGCCGGTGGCACCGCCCTGCTGAGGAGCCGGCGCTCCGCATGACACGCGAACGGCGTCCGGGACGGGGGTGGCGGCCGCTCCGGCTGACCGCCGCCGTC
The genomic region above belongs to Nocardioides coralli and contains:
- a CDS encoding YcnI family protein; this translates as MSARTTARLGAAATTLAAVTLAASPAAAHVSATPSVANAGAYTVLTMGVPHGCDGSPTTKLEIQIPEQILSVTPTRSPFYDVEIGMEQLDEPVTDAHGNEVTERVGTVTYTATTPLPDAQRDTLELSFQVPDVPGEMLAFPTVQTCAKGSTGWVEIPEEGQDAHELEAPAPMFEVLPAADEGHGAGASDASEEEPAEHGETTEAAATTDGSGIAWAGLVLGALGLAAGGTALLRSRRSA